The DNA region ACCCCAGCAGGGCACGTCACGACGCAGGTCCTGGGTAATGCTCGGCACCGCACAGATAGCGAAGTCCCCGGCGATACCGCCGCCGATCTGGAAGAAACCAACCGATGGGTGCGCCCCACCCCCGTGGCTCGCTTCATACCACTCGATGAGCGACTGAAACTGCTCCGTGCCCGATTTGGCGCACGAATGATCCGGGAGTTCCCCCTTTATCACATTCGAAGTGAAAATGTTGCCTGTGGTTGAGTCCTCCCATCCGGGCGAATAAACGGGGATCCCAGCTTCCTTCGCTGCGAGCATCCATGAATTCGCCGGGTCGATCTGATAGTGCTCCGCGAGCGACGGATCGTCGAGCACCTCGAAGAGGAACTCGGACGGCATCTTTCGTTCACCGGAAGCAGCGGCGCGTTTCCAGCAGTCCAGTAGGCGCCCTGCAAGATGGCGCATGACCGTCTCAGGGATGCAGGTGTCTGTTACCCGGTTCATACCGCGCTCAAGCAGTGCCTGCTCGTCGTCTGCCGACAGATCCCGCCACGACGGAATGATCTCATAGTCCCGATTCGCGACGAGATTGAATACGTCTTCTTCCAGATTGGCACCGGTGCACGAGATGGCGTGCACCCGGCCCGCCCGGATCATGCGAGCGAGGGTGATTCCAAATTCTCCTGTCGACATCGCACCGGCCATCGCGACCAGCATCTTGCCTCCGGCATTCACGTGCGATTCGTATGCCTTAGCCGCATCCACGACTTCACGCGCATTGAAATGGAGATAGTTCGTCTCCATGAAGTCACGGATCGCGCCCATCGGTCCCCCAGCGTGGTCGGGTTTTGAGAAGGCAAAAGTCTACCCAACTGCGGAAGGAGCGTCGACCGCAACGCGATATGCCTCTCGCGGTCCACGGCGATACACTTACGAGGTGAACACTCCAACAAACAAAGACGGCATCCGAGTCCGGAACGACAACTCCGTTGTTCGTGTGACGATCGATCGACCCGCCCAGCACAACGCACTTGGCGCGGCACAGGTCGACCGACTTCGTAGCGTTTTCGACGAGATCGAGAATGATCCGTCCGCGCGGGCGCTCGTCCTGACCGGCGCAGGAACAAAAACCTTCTCGTCGGGAGCCTCACTCGACGAGATGACCGACGGGACGATGACTGGCGAGCACTTCGATACGCTTACTGGCCGGCTCGCAAGGCTGCGCGTCCCCACGGTCGCCGCCCTAAGTGGCAGCGTATACGGGGGCGGGGCCGAACTGGCCCTATGCTGCGACTTCCGCGTCGGCGTACAGGGCATGGAACTCAGAGTGCCCGCGGCGAAGCTCGGAGTGTGCTACCCCGTTGGCGGACTGACGCGATACGTCCAGCGATTAGGGCTGCACGCCGCGAGTCGAATCCTGCTCGCAGCCGAGCTTCTGGACGGAGACGAGCTGCTGCGAATCGGGTTCCTGACCGCACTCGTGGAACCCGAGCAACTCGTGGGTTCGGTCGACGCACTTGCGGCCCGACTGGCATCACTCGCACCCTTGGCGGTGCAAACGATGAAGAAAATATTGATCGAGATTGCGGCCGGATCACTCGATCCCGTCGAAGCTCAGCGCGGCATCGATGAGTGCAACCGCTCCAAGCATCTAGCGGAAGGACTCCAGGCATGGCGAGAGAAGCGGGACCCGGATTTCCGATGAAGGAAATCACGGAAACCAAAACGCTCTTCGCAGAACACAACGAAACGTCGACACCTTCATTCCCGCTAGCGGCCTTTCAGTAATACGCGGCCGGGACGCTCTCCGGTGAACGCCCCATCCTGGACGACTGCGACACCATTCACGAAGACATACACCATCCCCTCTGAGTAATGGTGGGGATCCGTGTACTCGGCCACGTCACGGACGGATGCGAGATCGAAGACGACGACATCCGCGGCGGCACCAGCGCGCAATACTCCGCGGTCGGTCATTCCAAACACCGACGCGGGGAGACCTGTCATACTCCGGATTGCCTGTGGTAAGCCGACCGTCCCCTTCTCGTTCACATAGAGTCGAATCTTGCGAGCGAAGGCCCCGTATGTCCGCGGGTGAGGGACGCCTTCTCCTTTCGGCACGAGGCCCCCGTCGGATGACGTCATGGTCCAGGGCTGCTGCATAAGCGTCTCTACATCATCGACATGCATGTTGAACGACACGATGCTCACGCTGCCTCGCTTGATCAGATCGACCGCCGTCGCGATGGGATCTTGGCCGCGTTCAGCAGCGAGGTCGCTCAAGAGTCGGCCCTCTATCGACGGGTCCGGCAGGTAGCGCCGGAACTGAATGCGATCGGCGCCTCCTCGTCGCTCGAGTCCTTCGACCATCCCTTCCCGAATCCGCGACATGATGGCCGGATCAGCCATACGTGCCATGAGCGAATCGCGGCCGCCCGCCTGCGACCATCGGGGGAGCAGGGCCGCCTCGAGGCCGGTCGCAGAAGCCATGTATGGATACTGGTCAGCGAACACCTGCACGCCCTCGGTGCGCGCGCTCTCGACGCGCTGAACGATCGCTGCCCCGTATCCCCAGACGAACGGACCGAGGGCTTTCACATGCGTGAGCACGGCAGGAATTTTTGCGACCCTGCCGACATTGATCACCTCGTCGACCGCAGCGATCAGGCCTACGCTGTAGGTGGACTCGTCCCGGTAGTGACTCGTGTAGGCGCCGCCGAAGGGGGCCACTTCCTTGCCGAGTTCCTCAATCTCTTCAGGGGGCGCATAACTCCCCGGCACATAGAACGTCCCCGACGAAAGCCCCCACGCCCCTTCTGACATGCCGGCACGAACAAGTCCCCTCATGGCATCGAGTTCGGAAGTGGACGCATGCCGATCTGCTGTCCCGATGACGGCACGCCTTACCGACCCATGCGGGACGAGCTGCGCGACGTTGAGCCCCAAGCCGTCGCGAAGGAGCTCGCCACGCTGCTCTGCGAGGTCCACCGCGCCTCCCCCATCCGGGTTGATGAATACGGTCGTCAGGCCCATCGCCAGGAGCGGCTCGCCGTGACTGAGCCCCGATGAGGCGAGCCCTGGGCCGGAGTGCGAGTGCACGTCAATGAACCCCGGCGCCACATATAGTCCGGCCGCGTCGATCACCCGGTCGGCTTCGACCTCTCCAAGATGGCCAACCGCTACGACGCGGTCCCCTTGAATGAGGACGTCTCCGTAGATCCAGGGATTTCCCGACCCGTCAAGGAGGCGGCCGCCTCGGATCAGGACGGACGATTCCTGTGCGGGAATCGTGCCAGGCACCAGAAGACATCCGATTACGAACAGCAGAACGTTGCGGAGCGTCATGTCGCTTCCTTGCGAAGACGTATCACTTTGATAGCACGAAAATAGGGTCGACCCACATCGCAACGAAAGCAGAGGCAGGCCTGATGAAGGACCGGCGAAGCGGAATCAAGCATCCCGGATCTCCTCGACACCGTGGACGCAGCGTTGGGCTCTCAAGGGCTAGACTGCCTCGGCGAGAGGAGGACTGGGGACCTGGCTAAGTTTCGCCGCATCGACTTGGCCAATACGCTGAACCGTCTACGAACCCTCCGTGTAGACTAAGACTTCTTGGGCGAGCGAACGCCCGATAGAGCCCATTTCGGGAGGCATCATGCGCCCTCGTATCGTCCAACTCGTTCCGTTCTGCGTCATCGCCACCATGCTCACGCTTCCGGCGCCCGCAGCGGCCCAGGCCGGCATGGATCTCCAGCCTGTCGCATCCGTTGAGGGCATCGCGGAGTATCAACTCGACAACGGCCTGCGCTTCCTGCTATTCCCGGATCCCAGCCAGCCTCAGATCACGGTCAACATTACCTATCTGGTGGGGTCACGGCACGAGGGTTACGGCGAGACCGGAATGGCTCACTTGCTGGAACATCTACTCTTCCAAGGCACGCCAAATCACCCTGAAATCACTCAGGAGTTGAGTGAGCGTGGTGCGCAGCCGAACGGGACGACGAGTGTCGACCGGACGAATTACTTCGAAGTATTTCCTGCGTCCGAGGACAACCTCGACTGGGCACTCGATCTCGAGTCCGACCGGATGGTGAACTCGTTCGTGTCACAGAGCGATCTCACGTCAGAAATGACCGTCGTCCGAAATGAGATGGAGTCCGGTGAGAATAACCCGGTCGGAATTCTATTCGAGCGCATACTCTCGACGAGCTACCTGTGGCACAACTACTCGCACTCGACGATCGGAGCCCGAGCGGACATAGAGAATGTGCCGATCGAGCGGCTTCAGGCCTTCTACCGGAAGTACTACCAGCCGGACAACGCGCTTCTCGTAGTCGCGGGCGACTTCGATCCTGCGCTCGCGCTCGACCTCGTCGTAGAGAAGTTCGGAGCCATCCCGGCGCCAGACCGCGATATCGACAACGTCCTGTGGCCGACCTACACAAGGGAACCGATCCAGGACGGGGAGCGGTCCGTAACTCTCGAGCGCGTCGGTGAGGTGCCCGCAGCCCTCTCCGTATACCACATCCCGCCTGGCGCCCACGAAGACTACGCGCCGACTGACATCCTGACATTCGTTCTCGGTGATGCTCCATCCGGGCGTCTATACCAGGCGATGGTCGAGACAGGCCTGGCGACACAAGCTGGAACACAGTCTCTCCAGAGAGCGGAGGCTGGATCCATGCTCACGTTCTCCATGCTCTCGGCCGGCGCGGATGTCGACGCCGCCCTGCGCACGATGAACGAGACGGTAGAGGGTGTACTGACGTCGCCGGTGACAGGTGATGAGGTCGAACGTGCGAAGGCCTCCCGGATGAATGACATCAACCGCGCCTTCACGTCATCAGCCGGAATCGCGCTGCAACTTTCCGAGTGGGCCGCGCGTGGAGACTGGCGCCTCTTCTTCCTCCACCGGGACCGCATCGAGGCCGTGACCGCCGACGACGTAAACCGTGTGGCGCAAGCCTACATCAAGCCGTCAAACCGGACGGTCGGTCGCTTCATCCCCACTGCCACTCCTGATCGCGCAGAAATTCCCGACGTCCCGGACGTCGCGGCGATGGTCGCGGGTTATACCGGCCGCGAGGCGGTGGCGCCGGGCGAGCCGTTCGATCCCTCTCCGGCGAATATCGACTCGCGAACGGTTACCTACGAACTACCCAACGGAATGGAGGTCGCTCTCCTGCAGAAAGAGACCCGTGGAGATGTGGCGATGATTCGGATGCGGCTCCATTTCGGAGATGCGGAATCCCTTATGGGCCGAGGCACGGCCGGTGGAATGGCGGGTGCGATGCTGATGCGAGGCACTGTGGCGCGGACGCGTCAGGAGATTCAGGATGAGCTGGATCGCTTGCAGGCGACCGGCGGGGTCGGTGGCACCTCGACGATCGCGAATGCTCAGTTCCAGACCGTGCGCGCCAACGTCACCGACGTGATCCGACTCATGGCAGAGCTAGCTCGTCGGCCGTCCTTCCCAACCTCGGAATTCGACATCATTCGCGAGCAACGGATCGCTGGCCTGGAAGAATCAGGGACCGATCCACAGGTCCTAGCACAGCTGGAACTAGCGCGAATCATGGACCCGCGCCCAACTGGCCACCCGAGCTACACCGAAACAATCGAAGAGGCGGTGGCAGCTCTTCAAGCGACAACCCTCGAGGAAGCTCAGGCCTTTTATCATGATTTCTGGGGGCCACAAAACGGGAAGATCGTACTGGTAGGCGATTTCGACGAAGCCGAGGCACGCCAGGTGATCGATGAGGCGTTCTCCGACTGGGAAAGCCCGCACGCCTTCGAGCGCATAGCGACTCCGTTCGTCGATCCCGATGCTCAGAACATCGAGATAGAGACACCCAACAAGGCCAACGCAATGCTATGGGCGCGCCAGAATTTCGAACTTCGAGAGAGTGATCCCGACTATGGTGCGCTGCTCATGGCTGGAGAAATGATCGGCGGAGGAGTCCTCAACTCTCGGCTCGCGAATCGTATTCGTAACCAGGACGGGCTCAGCTATGGTGTCCAGGCCATGATCTCAGGACACCCCGTCGACGCGGCTGGGCAGTTCATCGCAGTCGCGATCTTCGCGCCGGAAAACGTCGACAAGGTCGAGACCGCGCTAATCGAAGAACTCGAGAAGGTCCTGGCGGACGGATTTACCCAAGAGGAGTTCGACGCCGCGCGACAAGGATGGCTTGAAGGGCGCCAGTTGAGTCGATCACAGGACGGCAATCTGGCCGGAGCACTCGCTCAGAACCTCTACTTCGACCGAACGTTTCAATTCGACCAAGAACTCGAAGATCGGGTGCGCACGATTACTCTGAATGAGGTAAACCAGGCCATCCGTGATCGCCTGGACCTCGAAAAAATGACGATCGTTAAAGGCGGGGACTTCGCGAACAAGCGGGTCACCATCGGGTGAGCAAAGGCCACGAGAGTGCCGACGAGATCCTCGCGGCCGCGCCTGACTCGATCGGTACGATCCCGTCATCACTGACCGGTCTCGCCCACGCGGCACCCACCGGGGACGCGCCCTTTCTCGTGGAGGGGTTACGGGCGCACGCCAACGGGCATCAAAAACGCCCGGCCTCGGACATCTCGATAGACGGAAGGGCCGTGGTCCGCCTCGACAGTGGGCTAGCTACAGCCGTGAACCTGCTCCTCTTCCCCGGCGTCGCCCGGAGGGAGTTCATCGGCAGCAGAGGCCTTGAACAGGAGACGCTACTCGTCGCCCCGACCCTGCCACTGGTAGTGGCGCAGTGGGACAGCGATGCGGACGGGGGGCCGATCCAAGTGACAGTGCTCACCGACCCGATGGGAGGGAATCCGACTCCCGACTGTGTCCAGGATGGCCGCATCATCGTGGCCTCGCTCGACCCAATGCGTCCGGACCCACTGGACCCCACATGGATCGTTGTCTCAGTGGCTCCACGCCCACGAAGAATTATTCAGGGTGACAAGAGCTGGACGTTCCTCATCGATCCACAACCTGGCGAGGCCGTGAGTGTGGCCGTATCTGCCGGGACCTCGGGCGAGGTCCGCACCGCCCTCACCGCTGCAGCCCATGCCCCGGGGCATGCGATACGCGCCGCTCGCGGACCCGAGGAAGGTTTGTACCTCGAGACAGGTGTTGAAGAGATCGACGACGGTATCGCCTGGGCTAGGGCGCGACTAAGACAGATACGCCCCGCCAATGACGTATCAGGAGCGGCCGTCGGGCTCGCTTCCGCTGCGGTTGGCGATCGAAGTACACTCGATCGGCTCCGCGACGACATCGCAGAATCGAGTCCCTGGGCAGTCCTTCTAGCAGCCCAGACCGCCACTTCCTTCGGCGATGCGTCTCCCGCCAGTGCTGCCGCAGATCTCATCCTGCGTGAAATAGAGCGGGGTGCTGTGCCTGATTCGACTCCGATCATGAAGCTATCCATTGGACGGCTCGCAGATGCTCTTCGCTACGCGGCCACGGACTCGACAATCGCAACCCTCCGATCCCTCTCAGCGACCAAGAGATCCGCTGCCCCGCCGGCACCGCAAGCCGAGGGCACATCTGTTGGCGGCCGGACCCTGCCAATGGCGGGACCGCGCCCGCCACTCGTGGAGGCGAGTGTGGAGGCGAGGGAAGCCGGCTGGCTCGGGAGCCTGCTCGACGGCACCCCCCTGAGTACGGGCGTCGCGTCCGTTGCTTCGGGGTCAGATCGGATCCGCCGGATCGCCGAGGAGTTCGTTACAAATCCCGACGAAGCCTGGGTCGCGTGGCGACGCATCCTCACGGAAGGTCTGACATC from Longimicrobiales bacterium includes:
- a CDS encoding deoxyhypusine synthase family protein; amino-acid sequence: MGAIRDFMETNYLHFNAREVVDAAKAYESHVNAGGKMLVAMAGAMSTGEFGITLARMIRAGRVHAISCTGANLEEDVFNLVANRDYEIIPSWRDLSADDEQALLERGMNRVTDTCIPETVMRHLAGRLLDCWKRAAASGERKMPSEFLFEVLDDPSLAEHYQIDPANSWMLAAKEAGIPVYSPGWEDSTTGNIFTSNVIKGELPDHSCAKSGTEQFQSLIEWYEASHGGGAHPSVGFFQIGGGIAGDFAICAVPSITQDLRRDVPCWGYFCQITDAQPSYGGYSGAPANEKITWGKLEPSTPSFEINSDAAIVAPLICAWVLGD
- a CDS encoding enoyl-CoA hydratase/isomerase family protein: MNTPTNKDGIRVRNDNSVVRVTIDRPAQHNALGAAQVDRLRSVFDEIENDPSARALVLTGAGTKTFSSGASLDEMTDGTMTGEHFDTLTGRLARLRVPTVAALSGSVYGGGAELALCCDFRVGVQGMELRVPAAKLGVCYPVGGLTRYVQRLGLHAASRILLAAELLDGDELLRIGFLTALVEPEQLVGSVDALAARLASLAPLAVQTMKKILIEIAAGSLDPVEAQRGIDECNRSKHLAEGLQAWREKRDPDFR
- a CDS encoding amidohydrolase family protein → MTLRNVLLFVIGCLLVPGTIPAQESSVLIRGGRLLDGSGNPWIYGDVLIQGDRVVAVGHLGEVEADRVIDAAGLYVAPGFIDVHSHSGPGLASSGLSHGEPLLAMGLTTVFINPDGGGAVDLAEQRGELLRDGLGLNVAQLVPHGSVRRAVIGTADRHASTSELDAMRGLVRAGMSEGAWGLSSGTFYVPGSYAPPEEIEELGKEVAPFGGAYTSHYRDESTYSVGLIAAVDEVINVGRVAKIPAVLTHVKALGPFVWGYGAAIVQRVESARTEGVQVFADQYPYMASATGLEAALLPRWSQAGGRDSLMARMADPAIMSRIREGMVEGLERRGGADRIQFRRYLPDPSIEGRLLSDLAAERGQDPIATAVDLIKRGSVSIVSFNMHVDDVETLMQQPWTMTSSDGGLVPKGEGVPHPRTYGAFARKIRLYVNEKGTVGLPQAIRSMTGLPASVFGMTDRGVLRAGAAADVVVFDLASVRDVAEYTDPHHYSEGMVYVFVNGVAVVQDGAFTGERPGRVLLKGR
- a CDS encoding pitrilysin family protein codes for the protein MRPRIVQLVPFCVIATMLTLPAPAAAQAGMDLQPVASVEGIAEYQLDNGLRFLLFPDPSQPQITVNITYLVGSRHEGYGETGMAHLLEHLLFQGTPNHPEITQELSERGAQPNGTTSVDRTNYFEVFPASEDNLDWALDLESDRMVNSFVSQSDLTSEMTVVRNEMESGENNPVGILFERILSTSYLWHNYSHSTIGARADIENVPIERLQAFYRKYYQPDNALLVVAGDFDPALALDLVVEKFGAIPAPDRDIDNVLWPTYTREPIQDGERSVTLERVGEVPAALSVYHIPPGAHEDYAPTDILTFVLGDAPSGRLYQAMVETGLATQAGTQSLQRAEAGSMLTFSMLSAGADVDAALRTMNETVEGVLTSPVTGDEVERAKASRMNDINRAFTSSAGIALQLSEWAARGDWRLFFLHRDRIEAVTADDVNRVAQAYIKPSNRTVGRFIPTATPDRAEIPDVPDVAAMVAGYTGREAVAPGEPFDPSPANIDSRTVTYELPNGMEVALLQKETRGDVAMIRMRLHFGDAESLMGRGTAGGMAGAMLMRGTVARTRQEIQDELDRLQATGGVGGTSTIANAQFQTVRANVTDVIRLMAELARRPSFPTSEFDIIREQRIAGLEESGTDPQVLAQLELARIMDPRPTGHPSYTETIEEAVAALQATTLEEAQAFYHDFWGPQNGKIVLVGDFDEAEARQVIDEAFSDWESPHAFERIATPFVDPDAQNIEIETPNKANAMLWARQNFELRESDPDYGALLMAGEMIGGGVLNSRLANRIRNQDGLSYGVQAMISGHPVDAAGQFIAVAIFAPENVDKVETALIEELEKVLADGFTQEEFDAARQGWLEGRQLSRSQDGNLAGALAQNLYFDRTFQFDQELEDRVRTITLNEVNQAIRDRLDLEKMTIVKGGDFANKRVTIG